A section of the Enterobacter sp. C2 genome encodes:
- the sdhC gene encoding succinate dehydrogenase cytochrome b556 subunit translates to MWALFMIKNAKKQRPVNLDLTTIRFPVTAIASILHRVSGVITFVAIGILLWLLGLSLSSQEGFQHASAVMDSFFVKFIMWGILTALAYHAVGGIRHMLMDVGYLEETFAAGQRSAYIAIAITVVLSILAGVLVW, encoded by the coding sequence ATGTGGGCGTTATTCATGATAAAAAATGCTAAGAAACAAAGACCTGTCAATCTGGATCTCACTACGATCCGGTTCCCTGTTACGGCTATAGCGTCCATCCTCCACCGCGTGTCCGGCGTCATCACCTTCGTGGCGATCGGCATTCTGCTGTGGCTGCTGGGCCTGTCGCTCTCCTCTCAAGAGGGCTTCCAGCACGCCTCTGCCGTCATGGATAGCTTTTTCGTTAAGTTCATCATGTGGGGCATTCTCACCGCGCTGGCCTATCACGCCGTGGGTGGCATCCGCCACATGCTGATGGATGTCGGCTATCTGGAAGAGACGTTCGCAGCAGGTCAACGTTCTGCCTATATTGCTATTGCAATTACTGTCGTGCTTTCAATTCTCGCAGGAGTCCTCGTATGGTAA
- the sdhD gene encoding succinate dehydrogenase membrane anchor subunit: protein MVSNASALGRNGVHDFILVRATAIVLTLYIIYMVGFFAITGDVTYEAWTGFFSSAFTKVFTLLALVSTLIHTWIGMWQVFTDYVKSTALRLGLQLLTVVALLVYVIYGFVVVWGV from the coding sequence ATGGTAAGCAACGCCTCCGCATTAGGACGCAACGGCGTACATGACTTCATTCTGGTCCGCGCTACCGCTATCGTTCTGACGCTGTACATCATCTATATGGTTGGTTTTTTCGCCATCACTGGCGATGTCACCTATGAAGCCTGGACGGGCTTTTTCTCCTCCGCCTTTACCAAAGTGTTCACCTTGCTGGCGCTCGTTTCCACGTTGATCCACACCTGGATTGGCATGTGGCAGGTGTTTACTGACTACGTAAAATCCACGGCGCTGCGCCTTGGGTTACAGCTGCTCACCGTTGTGGCGCTGCTGGTATACGTTATTTATGGATTCGTTGTGGTGTGGGGTGTGTAA